The Desulfovibrio sp. JC022 nucleotide sequence CGCAGCCGGAGAACGTTCCATTTTTGAACCCGTATCCATACGGACTACGGGTAAATTTATTTCCGATGCCGACTACAAAGACAGTGACGGTTCCTCAAGTGTTGCCGGGGGGCAGGTTCGTTTGAATGCCGGGGGATTTTCACTCAGCTATGAAGGACAGCACTACTCTTGGGATAATGTGGATCAGCTCAGTTTCGGTAACGGGCAGGATGATCCTTGGAATACTTTGCATCGTTTAAGTGTCGGTTACAGCCATAATGGACGTATTACCCAAAAAGTGTTTTACGGGGTTGGAATTACCGGGACTTCCGCTTTTGAAGAACAGATGCAAGATTCTTTTGGTGGAGCCTTGCGTGGGCATATCGGTTATTTCTTCAATGAAAATTTGAAGGCTTTAGTCGGTCTGCGTGCCTTTGCCAACAGCATCCGCGTATCCGCCATGCCTTATTTCGGCATTAACTACACCGACTTTGCTGCTGACGGCTCCGGGTATTTCGTGAATCTCGGCATGCCTTCCACTGAGCTAGGATATTCTTTTGATGATGTTTCCACCATACGCACAGCCTTCAACTTTGACGGCAAGACCTACCGCCTCAAAGACGACAGTGCAGTTTCTGATGCCGGATATGTGCAGATGAGCAGCATGAAATTGGGAGTCTATTACGATTACAAGCCGACCAAGAATTGCTCTATCTCCATCGGCCCGGAATACGTATTTGCTCGCGAAACCAAGTTTTTTGACAAGAGCGGGGACAAGTACGGTTCAGAAGATCAGGAATCCGCTTTCGGAGCGTTTTTTAATTTAAAGTATAAGTTTTAATTTTTACAGATCATCAAATACAAAAATCCCCCTGAAATATCATTTCAGGGGGATTTTTGTATTCTATTTAAAAGGCGCGATAGCTTTCTTGAAACCTTCGCGTGATCTTTCGATTACTTCGGTACCTACGCAGAAGGCGAGGCGGAAGTAGCCGGGGCAACCGAAACCTGTTCCGGGCACGGCGAGGATTTTTTCTTCCTGCAGCGCGGCGCAGAATTTTACATCATCACCGCCCGGTGCTTCGGGGAAGAAGTAAAAGGCACCTTTGGGCATGGTGTAGGAGTAGCCTGCTTCTTTAAGCACGGAATCCATGGCATTGCGGCGTTCGAGGTAGATGTTCTTGTCCACCTGTGAACCGAGGGCTTTTTCGAGCAGTTTCTGGCCCACTGCGGGAGCATTTACAAAACCGAGGATACGGTTGGTGAGCACCAGTCCGGCCATGAGTTTTTCTTTGCCGGGCATTTCAGGATTGAGCAGACCGTAACCCACACGCTCTCCGGCAAGGGAAAGGTTTTTGGAAAAAGAGCTGACCACTACGCTGTATGGGTAGAGCGGCAGGATGGAAGGCACTTCCACATCGTCAAAAGCGAGAAACCTGTACGGCTCATCTGCAACGAGGAAGATGGGACGCTCGCGGCCTTCGTTGGCTTTTTTGAGGATCGCGGCCAGCCCTTCAAGTTCCGCCTTGGTGTAGACAGCCCCGGTGGGGTTGTTGGGGGAGTTGATGAGCAGCACGCGGGTCTTTTCGTTGATGGCTGCTTCAATGACGTCGAGGTCCAGCTCGAAGGTCAGCGGTTTGGAGGGTACGGTAACCAGTTCGCCGCCGGAGTTCTGGGCATAAAAACCGTATTCCACGAAAAAAGGTGCGGGGCAGAGAATCTGGTCGCCCGGTTCGAGGATGGCCCGGTAAAGAGCGTTGATGGCTCCGGCCGCGCCGCAGGTGATGATCAGGTCGGAGCCTGCCACTTTTACACCCTGCTCTGCGGAAACAGTCTCTGCCAGTTTTTCGCGTACAGTGGGGTAGCCGAAGTTGGGCATGTATCCGAAGGCGAACGGTTTGTCCGCTGTTTCGGAAAGTTCCTTGAGTCCTTGAGCTACTGCTGCGGGAGCCGGAACATCCGGGTTGCCCAGTGAAAAATCGCAGACTGCGTCTTCACCGTATTTTTTCTTCAGTTCCATGCCTGTTTCGAACATCTTACGAATCCAGGATGAACGTTCAATGTATCCTTCCACTTGAGTTGAAAGAAGCTTCATTCTAATTCTCCGTTATCTATCTGCGGTTTTTATTGTAATTCCCGCTACGGCCCTTGTTTTGCCCCTTGTTCTGTGAGGAGCCGCCTTTCGGCTTACCACGGTAGTTTTTCTTACGGGGGCGGGAGTTTCTTTGCGGTCTGGGCTTGGGTGCCGGGGGCTGCTCTGCACGGGCGTGCAGGGATTTCTGGTACAATTCGTCCAGAAGCATACCTACGAGGATGCACTGTTCGTCATCCTGCGCCAGCTGGCGGACCAGATCTTTATAGCGGGTGATACGTTCTCTTTCAAGTATTGTCCGTGAACGGAACTGGCCTTCAAGTATGGTGGTCAATCTTTCATTGATTGTTTCCAGTACCTGTTTGTCGTCGGGCAGTTCTCGGACTTCAAATATGATATTGTAGGCTGTGGCAATGCGTTGCAGTTCGATTTTCTGGATCACGTCCACGAGGGATATTGCCACCCCGGAAGAACCTGCGCGTCCGGTGCGTCCGGCGCGGTGAATATATGATTCCTTATCTTCCGGCGGTTCATACATGACCACGTGGGAGAGGTCCGGCACATCAATGCCGCGTGCGGCAATATCCGTGGCCACAAGGAAACGCACTTCCCCGGAGCGGAGCTGGGCCAGCACCCGTTCGCGTTTGGACTGCGAAAGATCCGAGGTCAGGTCTGCGGCATTGAAACCGAAGTTGTTGAGCACAGCGGCTACGAATTCCACGTTGGCCTTGGTATTACAGAAAATGATTGCCGAAGTGGGGTTCTCCATTTCAAGGATGCGCATGAGATGGCGTTCTTTACCCATGGAGGGCACTTCGTAATAGGCGTGGTCGATCTCGGTAACATGTACCTGCTTGCTGCTCAGGCTGAGCATCTGCGGCTTGTACATGAATTCTTTGGAAAGGCGGATTACGTGCTCGGGAAAAGTTGCCGAGAACATGTAGGTGGAAATAGGTCTGCGGGGCAGATAGGATTTCACTTCGCGCATGTCGGGATAAAAACCGATGGAAAGCATGCGGTCCGCTTCATCGAAAATCAGGGTTTCGAGATCTTCAAGGTCAAAGGTGCGCCGCAGCAGATGGTCGAGAATCCTGCCCGGAGTACCTACAACCATGTGTGCGCCTTTTTCCAGTTCTTCACGCTGGTGTCCGTAGCCGACACCGCCGTAAACGGAAAGGACCCGCAGGCCGGAGCCTTCAAAAATTCTTTCGGCTTCCCGTTCAACCTGTCGCGCCAGTTCGCGGGTGGGAACGAGGATCAGGGCCTGAGTGTAATTGATATTGGGATCTAGTTTTTCCAGCAGGGGCAGGACAAAAGCACCGGTTTTACCGCTGCCGGTTTTGGCCTGAACCATGAGGTCTTGATTGGAAAGCTGATAAGGGAGAGATTTGGACTGGACCGGGGTCAGTTTGTCCCAGCCCGCTTTATCGAGGGCGTTCAGTATGGATGGGGGGAGTTGTTCTTTGGTGATTTCCGGGAGAGCCTCTTCTGGCTCGACTACTTTATCCGGTTCATCATGAACGCTTTCATTCTGCATTTTCTGTGCAGCTTGGTCATCTTTTGAATTGGTCATAAATGTTTTTCCTATTAAAACTTGAAATATCCGCCAAACACTACGCTATAAGTATTGGATTTTGCAAAGGGTATTTTGGCATGTAATGGCAGGTATTGATAAAACAAATGAGAAGTTCTTTGTATGATTGAGTTTAACTATTTGATCTTAAACTTAAATTGCATGTAATTCTGGATCACTCAAACTTTTTTGACCGGGTGTTGCAATGATAGAAAAGATGATGTCCAGACAGGTATATTTCATTCTCAGATGTCTTCTTGCTGCCGTGTTTCTATACGCGGGAGTAGGGAAACTTCTGGATGTACAGGGGTTTGCTACGGTCATCAGCGGTTATGGATTGTTGCCCGGACAATTGAATTATGTTGCAGCGGTTGTGCTGCCTCTGGCTGAGATTCTCATTGCTGTAGGATTGCTTTGGGATGTGAAAGGTTCCCTTTCGTCATATTCAGTATTGTTGCTCGTGTTCATGGCTGTGCTTGCCCATGGCATCAACATGGGCCTTGATGTTGATTGCGGTTGTTTTGCTCCTGATGATCCGGAAGGGGAAGCCTATCATTCCCTGCGTGAAGCCCTGCTGCGTGATGCGTTTTTACTTGTCGGTTGTGGGTATCTGTATTTTCTGCGCCGGGTGAAGGGGTATCGTACCCGACCTGTTCCAATACTTGCTACTCGTTAGAAATCAATTTGAAATTTGGAGGATGATGAAATGAAGATGTTTAAGAATATTTCTGTAATTGCGGCCCTGTGCGCGCTGATGTTCGCTATGACCGGATGTCTTGGTTCTGACAAATTTGCTCAGGAAGTGGAAAAGGAAAAAGGCGCGGTCAAGCTGCTTAAGGAAGTACAGCGCGGCGGTTACGATATTATCACCACCCCTGAGCTGAAAGCATTGCAGGATAAGAAAGAAGATATGGTCATCATCGATACCATGCCGTACGAAGCCAGCTACAAAAAAGAGCACGTTCCCGGTGCTAAGCAGTTCCTCTTCCCCATTCCCGATATGGCCCAGTGGGACGTGAAGGAAACTGACGGTAAAACCAAAGAGCAGTACATTGAAATGCTCGGACCCGATAAAGACAAGCTCATCGTTATCTATTGCGGTTTCGTAAAATGCACCCGCAGTCACAACGGCGCAGCATGGGCCAAGAAGCTCGGCTACACCAACGTAAAAAGATACCCCGGCGGCATCTTTGCATGGAAGGGTGCCAAGTACCCCGTCGGTTCCGTTAAATAAAAAAATTCATATACACTCTCAGGACCGTTTGGTCCTCTCTCCCCGCCCCGGTGCATTGTGCGCCGGGGTTTTTTTATCCCTCAATCCCCACCAGAATCCCGTCCGGCTGCCGTCCGTTGCGCAGGAGCATTTCTCCGGCGGCCTGGCAGGCTGTTTCAAGGTCTACCCCTGATGAAAGGTGGCAGGCTTCCATTAGCTCGTTTATGGCTTCTCCTTCGCGGGTGTAGGAGCTTAGTATTTCCCGGCTGAACATGAATATGCGCTCACCTTTCTTAATTGTGTAACTGGAGCAGGGGGGGACTCCCATTCCGAGGCTTCCCAGATTGCCGCTTTGCCTTTCGATGAGAAGTGGAGGGTGTTCCCGGCGCAGTATGATTACCGGAAGTGCTCCTGCATTGACTACGGTCAGCATTTCATCTTCACGGTCCAGATGGGCGTAGCTCGCTGAAAAATCATTGCTGCTGTGATTGTTAAGCCCTGTTCCTACATTTCGAAGGGTTTCGGAAGGGCTGAACAATGGCCCGCTGTTTTCCGCCAGAAGTTGTTTTATTATTGCAGGTAGTTGCTCGTTATAGGGGGTAGAAGTGTTCAGTAGCAGATGGCCTTCGTTCTTCTCTCCCAGAATCACGCTTTCATGTATGAAAAATCCCGAATTTTGGGGGTGGTCCGGGAAGATGGCTCTTGATCCCTTCTGGGGAAAGTCGACTTCAGTTGTTGCCGGATCGTCCTGAGCATTGCATTGCCCACTTATTTGTCTGTAGCAGGCTGCGAGTTTCAGGTGCAGCCTGATGCGTTGGATTACGTCCTTGTAGGCAAAGGGTTTGACTATGAAATCTGCGGCCCCGGCATCAAAGCCTTTGGATGTGTTGCTGTCGTCATCAAGGGCGCTGAGAAAAATGATAGGTATTTCAGATGTTTCCGGGGAGAGGCGCAGTACTGACGCACATTCGAATCCGTTCTCTTCGGGCATCATTATGTCCAGCAGGATAAGGTCCGGGTGTTTCTGTTCTGCAAGTTCTCTTGCGCTGCGTCCGTTGGCAGCAGTAAGGATGTTGTAACCCTGTTGCTTTAGTACCAGTTCAAGAAATTCAAGGTTAAACGGCTCGTCATCCACTATGAGAATGGTCGGTATGTTCTTTGGAGAGACAGGCATTTTACAGAATCCTTTGCGTGTCTACAGGTTGGCTGGGTGTTCTGTTTTTGTAAAACAGTTCAAAACAGAAAAAAAGTCTTCATGTTTAAAAATATTATGTACATTATTCGAAATTTATCGTTGCTAAGAAAGTTGCTGTTGCGTTAGATTGTTACATCATTTTAATCTACAACATTTATCAGCAGGAGTTGATGACATGCTTATTGGTATCCCTAAAGAGATTAAAACCATGGAGAACAGGGTCTCAATGACCCCCGGCGCGGTTGAAACCCTCGTCCGTCGCGGCCATGCGGTTGTGGTTGAGAAAGGGGCCGGACTCGGTTCCGGTCTTTCCGATGAGGAATACATTTCCTCCGGTGCCAAGATTGGGTCTGTGGAAGACGCCTGGGCCGCAGAAATGGTTATCAAGGTCAAGGAACCAATTGCTTCCGAATATCAATATCTTCGTAAGGATCTCCTGCTGTTTACCTATTTGCACCTTGCTGCGGATGAGCCGCTGACCAAAGTCCTGCTTGAGTCCGGGACCATCGGTGTTGCTTATGAAACTGTCCAGCTTCCCGACGGTTCTCTGCCCCTGCTTACTCCCATGAGTGAGGTTGCCGGACGTATGGCCGCACAGGAAGGAGCATTGCATCTTGAGAAAACCAAGGGCGGACGCGGTATTCTCGTGGGCGGTGTTCCGGGCGTTGCACCTGCAAAGGTCATGGTTATCGGCGGTGGTGTGGTCGGTACCAACGCTGCCAAGATTGCCGCAGGCATGGGCGCGAAAGTTACTATTTTCGACGTCAACCACGCCCGTCTCCAGTATTTGGATGATATTTTTAACGGCCGTGTGACCACTATGACTTCCACTGAGCCTAATATCCGCGCAGCAGTTGCCGAGGCCGACCTGATCATCGGCGCGGTACTTATTCCCGGTGCCAAGGCTCCCAATCTGGTCACTCGCGGCATGCTTTCCACTATGAAGGAAGGTGCCGTAATTGTCGATGTTGCTGTTGATCAGGGCGGCTGTGTTGAGACTATCAAGCCTACCACCCACACCGATCCCACTTATGTTGTGGACGGGGTTGTGCATTACGGTGTTGCAAATATGCCCGGAGCGGTCCCCCGTACTTCCACTTTTGCCCTTGTGAACCAGACCCTGCCTTATGCTCTTCAGCTTGCTGATAAAGGTCTTGATGCTCTGCGTGAGAATCATTCCCTCAAGCTCGGCTTGAACACCATGAATGGCAAACTGACCTATGCGGCAGTTGGTGAAGCGTTCGGCCTTGATGCTGTAACTCCCGATGAGGCTCTTGCATAATCTGATTATTGTTGACAGAAAAAGTCTGTTTTTAAGGGGTGGAGGCAAAAGCTTTCACCCCTTTTGTTGTGTGATTTATAAGTTATAGGGGAACGTGAATTTATAGGTGAAAAGTAGTGTTATTTGAGTTATTGTGTATTGGATTTTTTAGTTGCCTCAAGGAGTCAATATGTCTGATATGCAACGTAAATTCTTAGAAAATATTGCAGTGGCTGCTGTTTACTGGCTGGTTTCCCATCTGAACTGGCTTATTTTCAGTAGTGTCGGAGTTCTGCCCATGCCCATTTGGCCTGCAGCTGCTGTCGCAATTACAGCTGCTCTTTACCGGGGCTGGAGTATTGCTCCCGGTCTTGCGCTGGGAACAATTCTGGCTAACCATTTTTCCTTGGGCGCCCCTTGGGGATTCGCCTTTTGTATTGCGGTCATGAATACTCTTGCTCCTGTTCTTGGAGCCTTGCTGATCAAAAAGAATAACGGGGGCGATCTTCATTTCAGGAGTGTCGGCAACATGGGCTTTGCAATAGTGGTTGGAGTTCTTTTGGTTCCGCTGTTGACAGCTCTGGGAGGCATCGGAAGTAAATTCATGCTGGGCATGCTCCCGGAAAGCAAGGTAGTGATTTCGATTATGCGTTGGGCCATGGCCCATGCGCTGGGAACTGTTATTTTTGCGGTCCCTTATTTTGCGTGGCAGGAAAGCAGGGTGAATCATGGTAATTAAAAACAGTCCCGGCAGGTCCATGCTGCTGGTTTACATCTTGTTTTCAGCTTTTTTATGGGTCGGAGATTCCATATTTGATTTTTTATGGTTCAATGCAGATTCTCAGGACTTGGGCTATCTTCTATTTCCATATAACAACCCCCATGAAATATATCTTCGTTGTCTAATGGTCAGCGCCGTTCTTTTGAGCGGGGCTGTTGCTTCATTTCTCTTCGGGCGGGCTTACCGTTCAGAAGAAGCGGCACGTGAGAGTGAGGAAAAGCTCAAAACTATTTTTAATTCCATTGGGGATGCTATTATCGCCACTGATGCTACGGGCGTAGTTACCCGTATGAATCCGGTTGCCGAGCGACTCACTGGCTGGTCTGTGGATGATGCCGTGGGGTGTCCGCTTTCGGAAGTGTTTAAAATAATTAATGCCGTTACCAATCATCCTTGCGTTAATCCGGTGGAAAAGGTCTTGAAGTCAAAGGGTGTGGTTGGGCTTGCAAATCATACTTCGCTTCTCTCTCGGTCCGGGGAGGAGTTTCAGATTGCTGATTCAGCAGCCCCGGTGTTTAATCAGCAGGGTGATATTTCAGGGACAGTGCTTGTTTTCCGGGATGTTTCCGAAGATTACCGTCAGCGTGAGGAGTTGCGGCGGCTGCGCAATTATCTGTCCAACATTATTGATTCCATGCCATCCATTCTGGTTGGTGTGGACGCAGAGGGGCATGTTACCCAGTGGAACATGACTGCGGAGAAGGTGACCGGTATTTCGTCTGTTGATGCGCAGGGAAAATCACTCGTTTCGGTCTTTCCGCGAATGGCTTCGGAAATGGATAAGGTCAAAGAGAGTATTCGTTCGCGCCAACCCCGCAGTGAGGAGCGCAAGACCCGGCAGGGCGAAAGCGGTGTCTGTTATGAAGACGTGACTATTTATCCGCTTATTGCCAACGGAGTTGAAGGTGCGGTTATCCAGATTGACGATGTTACCGAACGTTGCAATATGGAGCAGATGATGATTCAGACCGAGAAGATGATGTCAGTTGGCGGGTTGGCCGCCGGCATGGCCCATGAGATCAACAATCCCCTTGCAGCTATTGCCGGCAATTCTCAGAATATACTCAACCGTATCTATAAGGATTTGGAAAAAAACCGCAAAACAGCCAGTGAATGTAATGTGAATCTGGAAAATCTGCGTGAGTATCTTTCCAAAAGGGATATTCCAAAGATGCTGACCGGAATTTCTGAATCCTGCAACCGGGCCGGAACGATTGTGAGTAACATGCTCCGTTTCAGTCGTAAGAGTGAACGACGGTTCGGTCTTTGCAACCTTGCGGAATTAATGAATAATACTATAGATCTTGCCGCTAATGATTATGACCTGAAAAGGGAATATGATTTTAGAAAAATTGAGATTATCAAGGAGTACAGTCCCGACCTTTCCGGGGTGGTTTGCGAGGAGAACGAAATTCAACAGGTTTTTCTTAATCTGCTTAAAAACGGTGCTCAGGCCATGATGGAAAAGGAATATGTTGAAGATGGGCCTTGTTTTGTTCTAAGGTTGAAAAGAGATGGCAATATGGCCGTTATTGAAGTTGAAGACAATGGTCCGGGTATGACTGACGATGTTCGTAAAAGGGTTTTTGAGCCTTTTTATTCCACCAAAAGTGTCGGACACGGGACCGGACTGGGACTGTCTGTTTCATATTTTATAGTGACTGATCAGCACAATGGTTTTATGGAAGTAAATTCAGTTCCGGGCAGTTGGACCCGGTTTGGTATAAAGATACCTATTTCAGAGCAGGAGGCTTAGATATGTCATATTCAGTACTTGTTCTAGACGATGATGTGCATGTCAGGGAAAGTCTTGCGATCAGTCTTGAAGATGAAGAATTTGATGTCTACGAGGTTGGCAGCTCGGAAGAGGCTTTGAGTTTTCTTGATAAGCAGAAAGTGGATCTGGTTGTTGTTGATTTGCGGCTTCCCGGTATGAATGGTACTGATTTTATTAATGAGGCCCGGCAGAAATGGACGGAACTTAAATTTATCATCTACACGGGATTACCGGAATTCAGTATCCCGGTTGATCTGGCTGAAGTTGCCTGTGTTTCAAATTCCATTTTTCTCAAACCGTTGCCCTCCTGTGAGGTGATGGTCAGCGAAATCCGGCGGATGCTGGGTTAGAATGATCTTGTATTTGCAATAAGAGCGGGTAGCCGCTATCTCTTTTTTAGAGCGGTTTTTCCCGGAGTTAATTTTAGTGCCCCCGAAAAAAGAAAAGATAATATATATCGAAGCAAAAGCCCCGACGGAGCCTCCTCCGGAGGAGGGCTTGCCGCCGTGGATGGCCACCTTTGCGGATATGGTCACCCTGTTGCTGTGCTTTTTTGTTCTGCTGCTTTCTTTTGCCAATCAGGATGTCGCCAACTTTGAGACCTTGAAAGGGTCCATGCGCGATGCTTTTGGTATGCAAACTCAGGACAGGACCGGAAAGCATATGGCTTTTTCCAAAAGTCCCCATTCTGCTTCATCCGATAAAGTTAAAGCCAAGAAAAAGATGGAGGCCCTTGAGGTCGACATCAGAGCCTTTATTTCCGCCGGTAAATTACAGAAGTTGATGGCGGTCAATACAGATCAGCAGGGGGTGCTGGTCAGGGTTCCCTCTCGGGCCATCTTCAAGCCCGGAACCGCTCAGATCAATCCCAAGGCTACAAAATTGCTGGATAAGGTTGCCAGCATTATGAAAAAAAAGGATTTTAATCTGGTGGTGCGCGGGCATACAGACGACCGGGCCACCAAGAATAATATTTATAGTTCCAACTGGGAGCTTTCTGCTGCCCGGGCGGCATCATGCCTGCGTTACATTCTTAAGCGTTCAGGAGTTTCTTCCAAAAGGGTCAAGGCAGTGGGGTATGCCGGAACAAAGCCTCTGGTTCCCAATACCTCAAACCGGAACAGGGCCATTAACCGCAGGGTGGAATTCTATTACCAGCCTCCTTCGGACAAGTGGTAAAAATATTTTGTTAAATCAAAAGCCCCGCTATTTCATAAGGAAATAGCGGGGCTTTTGGGTTCTGTTTAATAAGCTGAGCTACAGTTATTGCTTTTTGCGCTTTTCCCAGAGGCGCATTTCTTTCATTTTTTTGCGCCGTTCCCGTTGCAGGGATTTACAGACCAGCGGGGTCTTTTTGGCGTATCCCCACTTTTCGCGATATTCGTCCGGGGTGAGTCCGTATTTTGCCAGATGTCTTTTGGTCAGAACCTTGAATGATTTGCCGGATTCAAGGCAGATGATGCTTTTTTCCCTGATGGCTTTCTTGGGGTCCACCGGGGGAGTCGGCTCAGGTGATCCACTGTCAAGCATGCCTTCACTGATTTTTTTAATCCCGGCTGCAAGTTTCTGCACCATGGAAGTTATTTCTTCTTCTGTCATGGTTCTTACACTGGCCTGTGCTTTAACTATTTCAAGAGCTTCTTTAAGATGGTCTTCCATATTCTCTCCCTTTCCATGTTTTTACGGTTGCCGCATAATTTATGTATTAATTCTTTTTTAGTTGGCTGGTGTGAAATGATGTTATGTCTAGTATAGAAACTTTAAGCTGACACTAGTTTCAATTTGGAGACTTTAACCGATCACGAATACCTACGAATAGCACTATATGCACATAAAGGTGAAGTAGAATGTTAAAAAACTTTCTACTTTTTTAGACTGCTGAACAGTGTTGTAGTATAACTTTCCCAATTCAGTATGATTTAGGCTGTAAATATAGAAGCCAAAATCTTAACCGGAAGCTTTGTATCGGCCTGCAACATTTTGTTGCGCTTCTGGAAGCATGTTTACGTTACTTTTTCGGGATAGTTGGTGTATAAGGGCAATGTAGAACCTTTTATTGTTAAGGCGGTGTTTTGGTTTCATTTTGGAGAATAGGTGTTTTAAATAAACAAAATCGAATAGATAGAGAGGTCTTTTTATGCCTAAGAAAGATATATCTGAATTTCTTGAAGAAATTGGCGGAATGGATGTCGAGTCTCTTGTGAATTGCGTCTGCCGCCACCACCTCTCCAATCTGGGCCGTGATTACGGACGTACCGACATATTTTCACTCTATCAGGCTCTTGCGTATACCTTGCGGGATCGTCTTGTGGGCAACTGGATTAAGACCCAGCGTTCATATTACAGTCAGCGGGCTAAAAGTGTTTACTATCTTTCTCTTGAGTTTCTTACCGGGAAATCGCTGGCCAGCAATACCTTAAGCCTTGGGGCTGAAAAGGAAGTTGCTGAAGTTCTGGATAAATTCGGGGTGACACTTGATGAGGCCGAAAGCGCGGAAGCGGATGCCGGATTGGGTAACGGCGGTCTGGGCAGGCTGGCTTCATGTTTTTTGGATTCCATGGCCAGTCTGGGAATTCCCGGTTATGGTTACGGAATCAGGTATGAGTATGGAATTTTTAAACAGGCCATTGAAAACGGGGAGCAGGTTGAGGCCCCGGATGACTGGCTGCACAGCGGTAACCCGTGGGAGTTCTGCCGCAAGGGTTTTATGTTTACGGTTCGTCTCTACGGACGTGAAGAGCAGTACACCCATGAGGACGGTTCAGCTCGCCATCGCTGGGCGGACAGCGCAAAAGTAATGGCTGTGCCGGTGGATATGCTTATTCCCGGTTACAAGAACGGAAATGTTATCAATATGCGCCTTTGGGAGGCTCAGCCCGCAAGGCGATTCAATTTTGATCTTTTCAACAGCGGTGATTACATCCGCTCTATGGAAGATGCGGTCCGTTCCCAGACAATTTCCAAGGTCCTTTATCCCAACGACAGACTTAGTGAAGGGCGTGAACTGCGTCTTGTGCAGCAGTACTTTTTTGTTTCGGCTACCATTCAGGACATGATGCGCCGTTTCATGAAGCTGAAACTTGATTTCTCTGAACTGCCCAACCGCGCAGT carries:
- a CDS encoding nitrogen regulation protein NR(II), producing MVIKNSPGRSMLLVYILFSAFLWVGDSIFDFLWFNADSQDLGYLLFPYNNPHEIYLRCLMVSAVLLSGAVASFLFGRAYRSEEAARESEEKLKTIFNSIGDAIIATDATGVVTRMNPVAERLTGWSVDDAVGCPLSEVFKIINAVTNHPCVNPVEKVLKSKGVVGLANHTSLLSRSGEEFQIADSAAPVFNQQGDISGTVLVFRDVSEDYRQREELRRLRNYLSNIIDSMPSILVGVDAEGHVTQWNMTAEKVTGISSVDAQGKSLVSVFPRMASEMDKVKESIRSRQPRSEERKTRQGESGVCYEDVTIYPLIANGVEGAVIQIDDVTERCNMEQMMIQTEKMMSVGGLAAGMAHEINNPLAAIAGNSQNILNRIYKDLEKNRKTASECNVNLENLREYLSKRDIPKMLTGISESCNRAGTIVSNMLRFSRKSERRFGLCNLAELMNNTIDLAANDYDLKREYDFRKIEIIKEYSPDLSGVVCEENEIQQVFLNLLKNGAQAMMEKEYVEDGPCFVLRLKRDGNMAVIEVEDNGPGMTDDVRKRVFEPFYSTKSVGHGTGLGLSVSYFIVTDQHNGFMEVNSVPGSWTRFGIKIPISEQEA
- a CDS encoding response regulator is translated as MSYSVLVLDDDVHVRESLAISLEDEEFDVYEVGSSEEALSFLDKQKVDLVVVDLRLPGMNGTDFINEARQKWTELKFIIYTGLPEFSIPVDLAEVACVSNSIFLKPLPSCEVMVSEIRRMLG
- a CDS encoding OmpA family protein; translated protein: MPPKKEKIIYIEAKAPTEPPPEEGLPPWMATFADMVTLLLCFFVLLLSFANQDVANFETLKGSMRDAFGMQTQDRTGKHMAFSKSPHSASSDKVKAKKKMEALEVDIRAFISAGKLQKLMAVNTDQQGVLVRVPSRAIFKPGTAQINPKATKLLDKVASIMKKKDFNLVVRGHTDDRATKNNIYSSNWELSAARAASCLRYILKRSGVSSKRVKAVGYAGTKPLVPNTSNRNRAINRRVEFYYQPPSDKW
- a CDS encoding MucR family transcriptional regulator — translated: MEDHLKEALEIVKAQASVRTMTEEEITSMVQKLAAGIKKISEGMLDSGSPEPTPPVDPKKAIREKSIICLESGKSFKVLTKRHLAKYGLTPDEYREKWGYAKKTPLVCKSLQRERRKKMKEMRLWEKRKKQ